From Poecile atricapillus isolate bPoeAtr1 chromosome 11, bPoeAtr1.hap1, whole genome shotgun sequence, one genomic window encodes:
- the RSL24D1 gene encoding probable ribosome biogenesis protein RLP24, whose product MRIEKCYFCSGPIYPGHGVMFVRNDCKIFRFCKSKCHRNFKKKRNPRKMRWTKAFRKAAGKELTVDNSFEFEKRRNEPVKYQRELWNKTVDAMKRVEEIKQKRQARFIMNRLKKSKELQKAEDIKEVKQNIHLLRAPHAGTPKQLEDKMVQKLQEDVPMEEDS is encoded by the exons atgcGCATCGAGAAGTGCTACTTCTGCTCGGGGCCCATCTACCCGGGACATGGTGTCATGTTCGTGCGCAACGACTGCAAG ATATTTAGATTCTGCAAATCAAAATGCCACAGAAACTTCAAAAAGAAGCGAAATCCCAGAAAGATGAGATGGACTAAAGCGTTCCGTAAAGCAGCTGGCAAAGAACTGACAGTG GATAATTCATTCGAATTTGAAAAACGTAGGAACGAACCTGTGAAGTACCAGAGAGAGTTGTGGAACAAGACTG TGGATGCAATGAAGAGAGTggaggaaataaagcaaaaacgCCAAGCCAGATTTATTATGAACAG ATTAAAGAAGAGCAAAGAGTtgcagaaagcagaagacaTCAAAGAAGTCAAACAGAATATCCACCTTCTTCGTGCTCCCCATGCAG GTACACCAAAACAGCTGGAGGACAAAATGGTGCAGAAGCTACAAGAGGATGTGCCTATGGAGGAAGACTCTTAA
- the RAB27A gene encoding ras-related protein Rab-27A, which translates to MSDGDYDYLIKFLALGDSGVGKTSLLYQYTDGKFNSKFITTVGIDFREKRVVYRPNGPDGVGGRGQRIHLQLWDTAGQERFRSLTTAFFRDAMGFLLLFDLTNEQSFLNVRNWISQLQMHAYCENPDIVLCGNKSDLEDQRMVKEEEAKELAEKYGIPYFETSAANGNNVSKAIETLLDLIMKRMERCVDKSWIPEGVVRSNGHSSTEQLNEEQEKGRCGC; encoded by the exons ATGTCTGATGGGGACTACGATTACCTCATAAAGTTCCTAGCACTCGGTGATTCTGGGGTAGGAAAGACCAGCCTTCTTTACCAATATACAGATGGCAAATTTAATTCCAAATTCATCACAACGGTGGGCATTGACTTTCGGGAAAAGAGAGTG GTGTATAGACCCAACGGGCCAGATGGTGTTGGTGGCAGAGGACAGAGAATCCATCTTCAGCTTTGGGACACTGCAGGGCAGGAAAG GTTTCGTAGCTTGACTACAGCTTTCTTCAGAGATGCCATGGGGTTTCTTCTACTCTTTGATCTGACAAATGAGCAAAGCTTTCTGAATGTCAGGAACTGGATAa GTCAGCTACAAATGCATGCGTACTGTGAAAACCCAGACATTGTGTTATGTGGAAACAAGAGTGACCTGGAGGACCAAAGGATGGTGAAGGAAGAAGAGGCAAAGGAACTTGCAGAAAAATATGG AATACCATATTTTGAAACCAGTGCAGCAAATGGGAATAATGTAAGCAAAGCCATTGAAACTCTGCTTGACCTCATTATGAAGCGCATGGAACGATGTGTGGATAAATCCTGGATCCCTGAAGGGGTGGTGCGCTCCAATGGGCACAGCTCTACAGAACAACTGAATGAGGAGCAAGAAAAAGGCAGATGTGGCTGTTAG